A stretch of the Pseudobacteriovorax antillogorgiicola genome encodes the following:
- the pal gene encoding peptidoglycan-associated lipoprotein Pal — protein sequence MTLKKTWKPIAVLVLSLGLGFGCAEDQQPAEEVVQPTETEEPAAPPEEMVSVEEVTQPVYFAFDDYTLSISSQDSLSQLADYLKNNTAAVVQVEGHADERGSIEYNLALGQRRAQSVKNYLVELGIDPSRLPTMSYGEERPAVEGSDEGAWEKNRRAEFVLSNP from the coding sequence ATGACGTTAAAGAAGACATGGAAGCCGATTGCAGTATTGGTTCTTTCTCTAGGACTTGGCTTTGGTTGTGCTGAAGATCAACAGCCCGCAGAGGAAGTTGTTCAGCCGACGGAAACTGAAGAGCCAGCAGCTCCACCCGAAGAGATGGTCAGCGTTGAAGAAGTTACACAGCCTGTGTACTTTGCGTTTGACGACTATACTCTAAGCATTTCCAGTCAAGATAGCCTAAGCCAGCTCGCTGACTACTTGAAGAATAACACCGCAGCTGTGGTACAAGTCGAAGGTCACGCTGACGAACGTGGTTCAATTGAATACAACTTAGCCCTTGGCCAGCGTCGGGCTCAATCGGTTAAGAACTACCTTGTTGAGCTTGGTATCGATCCAAGCCGTCTTCCTACTATGAGCTACGGCGAAGAGCGCCCAGCAGTGGAAGGCAGCGATGAAGGGGCCTGGGAAAAGAACCGCCGCGCAGAGTTCGTTCTATCGAACCCCTAA
- a CDS encoding UDP-N-acetylmuramate--L-alanine ligase, protein MKLSSNAQLYFIGIGGTGMASTAGLAQEAGFQVSGSDANLYPPMSTLLDDLKIPVRTPYSKDNINGLKTDMVIIANALSRGHEELEEILSQGFPYTSFPEFLGEMILKQRQSIVVAGTHGKTTTTSMMAHVLRSLGHDPGYLIGGIPKNFSKSFHLGSDAPFVIEGDEYDTAFFDKNSKFLHYYPKFLIFNNLEFDHADIFKDLAAIEHQFDLLFDRMDNKKNVLANWDDPGVRNFLETRKLAHEVTRVSTVGENADCDFHLEDVIPGQKSWRAVVKTPRWGQLNFETSAIGQHNIANFTQVVACIDRLVSAQVIPEPDSLSLSQSIASFEGVQRRLDHLASVNDIEIYEDFAHHPTAVALVLQTFKRSYPDRRLFVAFEPRNATSRRNIFTKRYAEALNIADQVLLGYCPVDKRIPEELRMNTAVIAESIGSKAEFFESNEDLLNSLVAKMKPKDAIIFMSSGSFSGIQYKLANRLSV, encoded by the coding sequence ATGAAACTTAGTAGCAACGCCCAACTTTACTTTATAGGCATCGGCGGCACCGGCATGGCATCCACGGCCGGACTTGCCCAAGAGGCAGGCTTCCAGGTTTCAGGGAGTGATGCAAACCTGTATCCACCGATGTCGACCCTTCTAGACGATTTAAAAATCCCGGTCCGAACGCCCTATAGCAAGGACAATATCAATGGCCTAAAAACCGATATGGTTATTATAGCAAACGCTTTGTCCCGTGGTCATGAAGAGCTTGAGGAGATCCTCAGCCAAGGATTTCCCTACACAAGCTTTCCAGAGTTCCTGGGTGAGATGATACTCAAACAAAGGCAGTCCATCGTCGTTGCAGGGACTCACGGTAAAACCACCACGACGTCGATGATGGCACATGTTCTACGTTCACTTGGACATGATCCCGGCTACCTTATTGGCGGAATTCCAAAAAACTTCAGCAAAAGCTTTCATCTTGGGTCCGATGCTCCCTTTGTCATAGAAGGTGACGAGTACGACACAGCATTCTTCGATAAGAACTCTAAGTTCCTTCACTACTATCCCAAATTCCTGATCTTCAACAATCTTGAATTTGATCATGCCGACATCTTCAAAGACTTGGCGGCCATAGAGCACCAATTCGATTTACTGTTCGATCGGATGGACAATAAAAAAAATGTTCTGGCAAATTGGGATGATCCTGGCGTGCGCAACTTCCTTGAAACCAGAAAGCTGGCTCATGAGGTCACTCGGGTCAGTACGGTAGGGGAAAATGCAGACTGCGACTTTCATCTAGAGGATGTCATTCCTGGGCAAAAATCTTGGCGTGCTGTGGTAAAAACGCCACGCTGGGGTCAACTGAATTTCGAGACCAGTGCTATTGGTCAGCACAATATCGCCAATTTTACTCAAGTTGTTGCCTGCATTGATCGACTCGTCTCTGCCCAGGTTATTCCGGAGCCAGACAGTTTATCCCTAAGTCAGAGTATCGCGAGCTTTGAAGGCGTTCAGCGCCGTCTAGATCATCTTGCCTCTGTCAATGATATTGAAATCTACGAAGACTTCGCTCACCACCCAACTGCTGTCGCCCTTGTGCTGCAAACTTTTAAGCGTTCATACCCCGACCGAAGGCTATTTGTTGCTTTTGAGCCACGGAATGCCACCAGTCGGAGGAACATTTTCACAAAAAGATATGCCGAAGCATTAAATATCGCTGACCAGGTCTTGCTAGGTTATTGTCCAGTTGATAAGAGAATTCCTGAAGAGTTGAGGATGAACACTGCAGTGATTGCAGAAAGCATCGGCTCAAAGGCAGAATTCTTCGAAAGTAACGAGGATCTGCTCAATTCATTAGTTGCAAAGATGAAGCCGAAAGATGCTATAATCTTTATGTCCAGTGGCAGTTTTTCGGGAATCCAGTATAAACTTGCCAATAGGCTTTCGGTTTAA
- the dapB gene encoding 4-hydroxy-tetrahydrodipicolinate reductase produces MTKVWLHGYHGRMGQEILHLLEEDSHLKFLGGSSRNQLILPGREPNGYSPNDLVESLGETDVIIDFSNIAGNQAIFKACKTHKLEPKAFVIGTTGLDRGARNAWKDLCREAGHRLLFAPNTSLGVLLTMKMSQQMAQVLSPMGFDIEIIESHHRNKVDSPSGTAMFLADRICDKVDLKVSTHRTGKREANELGVFALRGGSVFGEHEVRFMGDHEELAISHRALSRTLFAKGALLLAKWIQKQKPGQHYGLPDVDLNDLA; encoded by the coding sequence ATGACCAAGGTTTGGCTTCATGGATACCATGGCCGCATGGGCCAAGAAATTTTGCACCTGCTTGAAGAAGATTCTCACTTGAAGTTTTTAGGAGGATCAAGCCGTAACCAACTGATTCTTCCTGGAAGAGAGCCGAATGGCTATTCTCCAAACGATCTCGTCGAGTCTTTGGGAGAAACCGACGTGATTATCGATTTTTCAAATATCGCTGGGAATCAAGCTATTTTTAAGGCTTGCAAAACACATAAACTTGAACCCAAGGCCTTTGTAATTGGCACCACAGGACTAGATAGAGGCGCTCGCAACGCCTGGAAAGACCTTTGCCGTGAAGCTGGTCATCGTTTGCTGTTTGCGCCCAATACTAGTCTTGGAGTTTTACTCACAATGAAAATGAGCCAGCAAATGGCTCAAGTTCTAAGTCCCATGGGTTTTGATATTGAGATTATTGAGTCCCACCACCGCAACAAAGTCGATTCACCAAGCGGAACTGCGATGTTTCTAGCCGACCGAATCTGCGATAAGGTTGACCTTAAAGTGAGTACCCATCGCACGGGGAAACGGGAGGCTAATGAACTCGGGGTATTTGCATTGCGCGGTGGATCGGTGTTTGGAGAGCACGAAGTCCGCTTTATGGGCGACCATGAAGAGCTAGCAATATCACATCGTGCCTTATCTCGGACCCTTTTCGCAAAAGGGGCTCTTTTACTAGCAAAATGGATCCAGAAGCAGAAGCCCGGCCAGCACTATGGGCTTCCAGATGTGGACCTTAATGACCTCGCCTAG
- a CDS encoding CYTH domain-containing protein: protein MENIEFVEIEHKFLLEDDFDQQPFLQMVERLEPSGRSQVRVSDRYYLCESNPSHIYRHRLDQEIQHLTLKGLGKDSETRIEVNLDLGLHRGDQGDRVAAFLKPLGIQWSGVIEKDVWAYYFKNCEVVYYEAHFKEKSVRCIEIEATNCQTLDEAKATIANFEKKLGLNPTNRCGESLFHLLLLPEVNAQVNP from the coding sequence TTGGAAAATATTGAATTTGTTGAAATCGAACACAAGTTTCTACTTGAAGATGATTTTGACCAGCAGCCATTTTTGCAGATGGTGGAAAGATTAGAGCCGAGCGGCCGGTCTCAAGTCCGGGTTAGTGATCGGTACTATCTTTGTGAGTCCAACCCAAGCCATATTTATCGTCACCGTTTGGATCAAGAGATTCAGCATCTCACCCTTAAGGGGTTAGGAAAGGATTCAGAAACCAGGATTGAAGTTAATCTTGATTTGGGGCTTCATCGCGGTGATCAGGGCGATAGGGTTGCTGCATTTCTTAAGCCGTTGGGCATCCAATGGTCTGGTGTGATCGAGAAGGATGTTTGGGCCTATTATTTCAAAAACTGCGAAGTTGTGTACTATGAGGCTCACTTTAAGGAAAAAAGCGTTCGATGTATCGAGATCGAAGCGACTAATTGCCAAACTTTAGATGAAGCCAAAGCAACTATTGCAAATTTCGAAAAAAAATTGGGCTTGAACCCAACGAACCGTTGCGGGGAGTCACTGTTCCATCTGTTGCTACTCCCAGAAGTGAATGCTCAGGTTAATCCCTAG
- the dapA gene encoding 4-hydroxy-tetrahydrodipicolinate synthase produces MNFSIKGVHTAIVTPFDKDGNLDWDSFEKLLDHQAKGKVDGVVISGTTGESPTLTVQEKLALIRKARAYLPESIQVMAGAGSNNTQASVEMAKLAVDAGADSLLVVTPPYNKPSLNGLKLHFSSIATATNHPICLYHVPGRTGQLLSAAELAELCAIEQVVAVKEASADISLFSRAERISQANYLSGDDFTFLGSLAVEGDGVISVVTNIYPQAFRVLYDAFKAGDNPKAARIHKALLPAIEVLFYESNPGPSKAILANKGLCQNYFRAPMVPVSQESYAHIMNVVEDTERALSDLGVEV; encoded by the coding sequence GTGAACTTTAGTATCAAGGGTGTTCATACCGCAATCGTCACCCCGTTCGACAAGGACGGCAATTTAGACTGGGATTCATTCGAGAAGCTGCTCGATCACCAAGCAAAGGGTAAGGTGGATGGGGTCGTGATCAGCGGTACCACAGGGGAGTCTCCAACTCTGACTGTTCAGGAAAAGCTGGCTCTCATACGAAAGGCCCGGGCCTATCTGCCCGAAAGCATCCAAGTCATGGCCGGGGCAGGCAGTAACAATACTCAAGCATCGGTAGAAATGGCGAAGCTGGCTGTAGATGCGGGCGCTGACTCTCTTCTTGTTGTAACCCCACCCTACAACAAGCCGAGCCTTAATGGCTTAAAGCTTCACTTCAGTAGCATAGCTACAGCAACCAACCACCCGATCTGTCTCTATCATGTCCCTGGTCGCACAGGACAGCTTTTGAGCGCAGCAGAACTGGCCGAACTTTGCGCTATTGAGCAAGTGGTCGCTGTAAAGGAAGCTAGTGCTGATATTTCTTTGTTCAGCCGGGCTGAACGTATTTCCCAAGCCAACTATCTGAGTGGCGATGATTTTACGTTTCTAGGCTCATTGGCAGTAGAGGGCGATGGCGTCATCAGTGTCGTCACCAATATATACCCGCAAGCCTTTCGAGTGCTCTACGATGCGTTTAAAGCTGGCGACAACCCTAAGGCTGCCAGAATCCACAAGGCTCTGCTCCCGGCTATCGAAGTTCTCTTCTACGAATCGAATCCTGGCCCAAGCAAAGCCATTCTCGCAAATAAAGGCCTGTGCCAAAACTATTTCCGCGCACCAATGGTACCTGTTAGCCAAGAAAGCTATGCCCACATCATGAATGTAGTGGAAGACACTGAGCGGGCATTGAGCGACCTGGGAGTGGAAGTATGA
- the rny gene encoding ribonuclease Y, with product MDTVISITVGLFFVIVGFMLGILFHRKSLKKTFDAAQMDSEKILEEANQERDRIIKEAHQEAKQENRQRRTQFDAEIKKRRTEFQKLENKVKNREQSVEKKLSVLEKKESDLEKMTGHLNQQEAHYRSMIKECELNLEENRKTLESIANMSQEEAKRELIKSLEADAKKAAQERLRQIEEETRVEADRIAQSTVSLAVQRVSSEYVNDSTITVVGLPSDEMKGRIIGREGRNIRAIEQATGVDLIIDDTPEAVILSCFNPIHREIAKISLERLIADGRIHPARIDETVKKVSSEFDQVIIENGEQAAFDSGITDLHPELVKHLGKLKYRTAGQQTVLQHVVEVAHICGIMAAEMGIDVKKAKRAGLLHDIGKSVDQEVEGHHSKIGADLCSKYNESADVIEAVLGHHTEELNFASPLTIVVHAANVLSERRPGARREVLETYIKRLKAMEDIVNGFEGISESFVIQAGREIRALVSPTGISDSEVIDLSNDIAFKLRKELTFPGQVKVTVVRESRQVDFAK from the coding sequence TTGGATACGGTCATCTCTATAACAGTAGGGCTCTTTTTTGTTATCGTCGGCTTTATGCTTGGCATACTATTTCACCGAAAGAGTCTTAAAAAAACTTTTGACGCGGCTCAGATGGATTCGGAAAAGATCCTTGAAGAAGCAAATCAAGAACGGGATCGCATCATCAAAGAGGCCCATCAGGAGGCCAAACAAGAAAACCGCCAGCGACGAACTCAGTTCGATGCTGAAATTAAGAAACGTCGCACTGAATTCCAGAAACTTGAAAATAAGGTCAAGAATCGCGAGCAATCTGTTGAGAAGAAATTAAGTGTACTAGAGAAGAAAGAGTCTGACCTAGAAAAAATGACAGGTCATCTCAATCAGCAAGAAGCTCACTATCGAAGCATGATCAAAGAATGCGAACTCAACTTGGAAGAGAATCGCAAGACCTTAGAATCCATCGCAAACATGTCTCAGGAAGAAGCCAAAAGGGAGCTTATCAAGTCTCTCGAAGCAGATGCTAAAAAAGCTGCTCAGGAAAGACTACGCCAAATAGAAGAAGAAACTCGTGTGGAAGCCGACCGGATCGCACAGTCGACCGTCAGCCTCGCGGTACAAAGGGTTTCCAGTGAATACGTCAATGATTCTACAATTACCGTTGTTGGGCTACCTTCAGACGAGATGAAAGGTCGCATCATTGGTCGTGAGGGTCGTAATATACGCGCCATCGAACAGGCTACAGGTGTCGACCTGATCATTGATGACACTCCTGAAGCTGTTATTTTGTCATGCTTTAACCCCATCCATCGAGAAATTGCAAAGATATCCCTTGAGCGACTCATCGCTGACGGACGAATCCACCCTGCAAGAATCGATGAAACTGTTAAAAAAGTAAGCTCTGAATTTGATCAGGTGATCATCGAAAACGGCGAACAAGCGGCATTCGACAGTGGTATTACTGACCTACACCCTGAGTTGGTTAAGCACTTAGGGAAGCTCAAATATCGCACTGCCGGACAGCAGACGGTGCTTCAACATGTTGTCGAAGTTGCTCACATTTGCGGGATTATGGCCGCTGAAATGGGCATCGATGTCAAAAAAGCGAAACGTGCTGGGCTTTTGCACGACATTGGCAAGTCGGTTGATCAGGAAGTAGAAGGGCATCACTCAAAAATCGGCGCTGATTTGTGCTCAAAGTATAACGAATCAGCTGATGTTATCGAGGCCGTTTTGGGACACCATACTGAAGAATTGAACTTTGCAAGCCCCTTAACCATTGTGGTTCACGCCGCCAATGTGTTATCAGAGAGACGACCTGGCGCCCGCCGCGAGGTCCTAGAAACCTACATCAAACGCCTCAAAGCGATGGAAGACATCGTCAACGGCTTCGAAGGTATTAGTGAATCATTTGTGATTCAAGCTGGCCGGGAAATTAGAGCTCTCGTTTCACCGACTGGCATATCAGACTCCGAAGTGATCGACTTATCAAACGATATCGCCTTCAAACTCAGAAAAGAGTTAACTTTCCCTGGGCAGGTTAAGGTCACAGTCGTAAGAGAGAGCAGACAAGTTGACTTTGCGAAATGA
- a CDS encoding YmdB family metallophosphoesterase, which translates to MIKLIAIGDVMGKAGRRCLAKALPKIQELHAPDILIVNGENAAGGFGITKKIYKQLIESFGVDCVTTGNHWHDKREIYELIPSAERLVIPGNMMNVDSIHHGYKILETKSGTPFAVINVIGSAFMHPDNRNPFHCVDEIMKHIPEQVRIRVVDVHAEATSEKQGMGRYLAEKASLVFGTHSHVPTADERILDNYTGFITDIGMTGPYDSVIGIRKEAAIARMTGGERKKFEPATKDLWMPFVAAEIDEQSGACLKIERFRWELERMDLEINDSPLD; encoded by the coding sequence ATGATTAAATTGATTGCCATTGGCGATGTGATGGGTAAGGCGGGCAGGCGTTGCCTCGCTAAAGCCCTACCCAAGATTCAGGAACTCCACGCCCCCGATATATTGATCGTCAACGGCGAGAATGCTGCCGGTGGTTTTGGAATTACAAAAAAAATCTATAAACAGCTTATTGAAAGCTTCGGTGTAGACTGCGTTACAACAGGCAATCACTGGCATGACAAGCGCGAGATCTACGAGCTGATCCCGTCTGCGGAGCGGCTTGTGATCCCCGGCAATATGATGAACGTGGACTCCATTCATCATGGCTATAAGATCCTTGAGACCAAATCGGGCACTCCCTTCGCAGTGATCAACGTCATAGGTAGTGCCTTCATGCACCCAGATAATCGCAATCCTTTTCACTGTGTCGATGAGATTATGAAGCACATTCCGGAGCAGGTTCGCATCCGGGTTGTGGATGTTCATGCGGAAGCCACCAGCGAAAAACAGGGAATGGGTCGCTATCTGGCAGAAAAAGCTTCTCTTGTTTTCGGAACCCATAGCCACGTGCCAACAGCCGATGAGCGCATCCTCGACAACTATACGGGCTTTATTACCGATATTGGCATGACAGGCCCATACGACTCCGTGATCGGGATTCGCAAAGAGGCCGCCATCGCCCGCATGACTGGGGGAGAACGGAAGAAGTTCGAACCAGCCACAAAAGACTTGTGGATGCCTTTTGTTGCCGCAGAGATCGATGAGCAATCGGGTGCATGCCTAAAGATCGAGCGCTTCCGATGGGAGTTGGAACGCATGGATCTGGAGATAAATGACTCACCTTTAGATTGA